TAGTTTAGTTTTTAATAGTATAAAATAGATAACTAAAACCTATCTTAAAAATCTATTCTACACACAATTTTTCAGCTTTTATTTCTATGCTCATAACACACTTGTTTAATCAATTCAAATACTTTCTCTTCAGGATCTCTTTCAACAGCAGGTCCAGGCACAGGAGGATTTAAAAACATAAAATAATTATCAAAAACATCGGCAAGTCTTTTTTCTATTCTATAATGCTCTTTTGCATCTATATTAAGATTTTCATCTCTACCCTCTACATTAGGTGAATTATCTTTACCATATTTAATATGCTTAAGTAATTCTTTAACTTTTCCCTTATCGTTCAGTTTCAACAAAAACATTTTAATATATTCTTCTATTTTAGATACATCTCCTTTTAAATGGATATCAAAATTAGCTGAAACACCTTTGGGTAATTCATTTTTTAATACACTAACAACAAAAAAGTTAATATACCGGTCTCTTCTTTATTAAGTCCAAGATTATCTCTCCAATCTGATTTTAAATTAACATTAACTGGTTTTTGCAAGAAATCATCTTTATTATTTTTATTATTATAATCTTTAAATAAATCACAACTTACAAAACAAATCACACAAAATATAAATACAACTCTATACATAAAATCCAAAACTAACTTACTCTTTATAAAGATATCTCATTATTACTGTTTTTCAATATACAATAAAAGGAAACTTTGTTTATTATGTAATATTAAGTTTATCTTTTAACCTCTTTAATGCCTTATCATCCAATTTGAGTTTACTAATATTCAATGCACCAGAAATAGCTATTATCTCTTCATAAGACAACCTACACCCTTTTAAGATATGATTCTTAAAACTTTTAGTAGCAATAGGCACAATTTTTTCAATAACATCAATCAATATCCTGGCATATTCACGCATCTCTTTTGATGAATTTTCCCTAACCTCTTTCGATTCATTGAACGCCAACCTTATTTTGATAAAATGAAAAAGATTATTTAAATCAATCTGCCAATACCATTCAGTATACAAGCTTAACGGTAAAGCTATTCTAGACACTTCTTTTGAAACATTACACTCTATCATATTTTGATATAGTTTGTAACAAAAACTTTGACTTTCCTTTAAATCGCTTAACACATCTTTTGCAAAATTAGATTCAGTTTGCTTACTCTCAACATTTTGAATCTTTATATCCTCTTCTAAAGGAAGATAAAACTCTTCTCTCAGCAAACTATATGAACCAGACACTTCATTAATCCTTGCTGTTCTATGTCTCATCCATTGTCTTGCAACAAATATAGGGGCCTTAACATAAAATGTAAAAACAACTTGTTCAAATGGACTTGTATGCTCATTTCTCACTAAATAATCTATAAGTTCATCATCTTCTCTCCTAATACTTTCACCTCGATATGAAATTCTTGCTGCTTGCACTATTCTCTCGTCACTACCCATATAATCAACAAGCTTGATAAAGCCCTTATCTAAAACCTTATATTCCTTATTTAATAAATCATCTTTTTCAATATCAGTATTCAAAAGCAATTACTCCCACCAAAGCTTTAAAATAATTTACCAGTTATTCAATTTGCATTATTATATCAAAACATTTGATACCTTTCAAAAACACTTTGGAATAATAATACTCACACTTGTTAAGACATTTAAGCAGTACAAACTCATAGTCAAATCTTAAAGGTAATTAGTTTGTAAAAACTTATTTAAATAAAATTAATAAGAGTTCCTTTATAAGGAACTCTTATTGAAAATACTAATCTTATAAAAGATTTAAATCTTTACCATCTCTATCTTGAAAGATTCTCTAGAACAGACTTTGCCTCATTAATGAGTTCCTCTATCTCTTTCTTTATTCCTATTGCTTCTCCTATATTAGAAGAAGAGGATTCTAATAAACTTAAAACATTTTCTGCATCACTTCGTGCCTTTTGAGCTAAAGAATCGCTATTCCATCTTCTTGATGAGTAACTTCTACGTTTATTATTTCTTAATCTTTCAATAATAGCTTCTCTTAAAGTTTTTTGCGCTTCTTCAAAAAAATATTTTGCAGAACTTCTTTTATTAAGTCCTGCATCAATTTGGGTCATAAACATATCAAGCTGATTCCTTTCTTCATTGAACCTATTTTGTAATTTAATGAGCTTCTGTCTATTTGTTTTATCCTTTATAAGATTACTACTCCTTATTTTATTTTTAAGTTCTGAAAGAATACCATAAAAACTAGATTCTAATCGCTCATATTCACTTTTGAGTTTAAGTGCATCCTCAATTAATTGAGAAAATCCAGAATCTTCAATAACACGCTCTATATTTTTAACTGCATTATCTACTTCTTTTTCGGACTCAGTACTTGGTATTAGGTCTCCTTCTTTTATCTCTATTTCTTCTTGGACATAGTATGGATAAAATTGCTCAGACACCTCAAATCCCGCATTAACAGGCTTTACTCCCATATCTTGTTTTATTTCTACACCCTCTTCAAAAGCATCTATAACAACTTCTTTTTGTTCCTGATTTTCTTGTTTATGGTTTAAACCTTTATTATCTTTGCTTTCATCTAAAAATTTTTCCCTTACTTCATTTAATAAATCATTAAGGGCATTGATATCACATGATAACAAACATAATAATGTTAATATACATACTGATAAAATACTTCTCTTCATATCTCCCTCCTGGGATATTAGATTATTTAATTATTAAATCTCGATATTGAAATACAATAATTACTGGTAAGTGTACACCCTTTTATTTTAAATAACAAAAATAAATTTCATAAAACCCCGGTTATTTTATTCTGTAATAATTAAAATCTATTTAAAATTATTTTAATAAAGTAAAATTAATTACTTACTAATCAAAACTAATCTTAGAATACTTACTTCCACCTAAGTAGCATAGGAGTGAATAAAAGTTACTCTCTTATCTTTAGTACAAATATTTAATACATCACCAAAATGTAAAGAAGGAAAACAATTCTTATAAAAAGAAAAGTTTTCCTTAAATGACTTTATTTAGTAGATTATTTAATTAGATAATTTATTTAGCAGCAGCAGGTTGAGTAGTCGTACTAGCTTCAGTTGATTCAGTAGTAGTCTCAGAGTACTGTATTCCCTTAACAGCTTTTCCTACTTTATCTAGTTCGCTTGCTACTGTTTTCCTAATTATTAAGTCAAGTATTCCCAGTACCTTATTTACAGCAGTTACAGCAGCAGCTTTAACTGCACCATCTTCATTAGCAGCAGCACTAAATTTACCACCCTTAGTCATAGCTTTAAGAGCAACAGCAGCTGCTAAGTCTGCATTTGTTTTAGCACCAGTATTAGCTTGAACATCAATTTTAGTCGCTAGAGTTCCAGCTTCATTATCATTGCCTGCAGCAAGTGCAGCATTAGTTTTAGCATCTTTAATCTTATCAATCATTGCCCACGGATCAGCTTTAGACACTTCTTCAGCTAGATTAGGACCAGAGTTAGCAGCTGCAGCAGCACCAGACTTTGCAAGAGTTGCTCCTGCCTTATCATCACCAGCAACTACCTGAGCACCAGCATCTCCAGAACTGATTTCTACTTCAGATTTCTTTGCTACTTCAATAATTGCATTCACACTTTTAATTATAGTGTCAACTCCATCCTTATCAGCAGCAACTGCAGCACCAGCATTATTAGCATCACCAATATTAGTATCGCCAGCTTCCTTAGCAACCCCAGCAAGTTTAGTTAAAGCAGCAATTAGTTGCTCAAAGACATCACTAGCACTGTTAATTGCACCCTTAACAGCTTCAATTGTGCTACCATTAGCATTTTTTGCTTCAGATATTTCACCTGATAACTCTTTTAACTTATTCTTAGTAATTGTAAGTCCATCACCTATAGTCTTAAAGTGTTCACCAACTTTACTTCTCTTATCACCCGATTTAACTGCTGTAAGTCCCAAAGCATCACCAATAGCATTACCAAAAAAGCCAAAAATCTCGTAAAACCCATGACCTATTTTGATAAATGAACCAAAGAAAGAAATTTTAAATTAAGAAGCCAATTTAATTTCTTAAAGTTAATTACAACAATATAGAAGGCATCTTAGATATCGATCTAAGATGCCTTCTAATCTTATTTTAAAGTAATGAATCTATCTTATTACTGACCTGCTGTTTTCGGAGCCCTTGCTTCATCTATTTTTTCTTTTGCTGTTTTAAGAACATTCTTTACTGTCTTTTTAACTATATCTTCTACCGCTACTAATAGTTTATTTACTGATGTTATTCCTACTGCTTGTACTGTTATTTTATCATTGGCATCATTATTTGCAGCTAATTTACCTCCTTTAACCAAGGAACGTAATGCTATTCCTCCACTCACGGCACTTGCCAGCGCCGCACCTTTTGCTATATTCCCTACAGTACCTCCTACTGCAAATTCCAATGGAGTTGTATCTGCAGTTGCATCAGCTCCGATTTTCACAGCCTTATCTTCTGTTGAATTAATTATTGAAGCTAATATTTCTTCTCCACTCACTGCGGATACTATTGCTGCCGCTTTATCTCCTACTGTTGATCCTGCATTAGCATTTTCAGCTAAAACCTTGGCTCCATTTTCTGGAGAAGCTACTCCTATTGATGCTTGCGACAATGTTAACCTACTTCCTTTTAATTCTTCAACACCTGCTTCCACAGCTGAATTTACAATCCCTTTCAATGCTTCAAATACTATCTTTAATTCATCTGCACTTGCTGATACTCCTTTTTGGGTATCGCTTCCTACCTCACCTACTTTACTAATATCTCCTATTCTCTCTAAAGAAACTATATATCTTTTTAATTTTTCAAACATTTGCTTAGCTTTTTCAATCGCTTTATCTAATTCTGATTCATTTGCTTCTTTTTCTGATTGTTTATCAGACTGATCAGTTTGACCTGAAATTGCTGACAATTCCCCTACAGCTTTCTCTATTCCTTCTGCTAATTTCTTATAATAGTTCCCTACGTCATTTTTAGTTGTATCTTTAGTTACTCTTAAGCCTAATGTATCTGAGAGTAACTCTAAAAATGAATAAAAGGCATTTTCAGCACTTTTACCTACTTCCATTAGCACTGCACTTAAACTTCGCCCACCTGTAGCTGCCTCGCCATCCTTACCTACTTGTGGTTGTTGACCACTGCCACAGCTAAGAAGTAAAAATAAAGTAATAAGTATAATAAAAATAAAAGGAAAACGATTCTCATGAAGAGAAGAGTTTTCCTCAAATGACTTTATTTAGTTATGTTTATTGTTATTAAATTCTAACTAGTTCTTCTTAATTTCAGAGATTGTATTATCAGTAGTTACAGGAGTATCGGTAGAATTAAATTTCATAGCATCTTTAACAGTCTTAAGTCCCACATCAATTGTTTCTCTTATAGCAATAGTTAAAGTATCTAATGCCTTAATTACTGCACTGATAGCTGCACCTTTAACCGCGGGAGCATACTCAGCAGCTTCAGCACTAGGACCAGCAAATTTACCATTCTTAGCCATAGCTGTTAATGCAATAGCACCTGCAATAGTTCCATCTTTAGCCTTAGCCTTAGCAGCATCTCCGGCGTTATCGTTAGCAAATAATTTACCTGCTTCACCATTACCATTAGCAGTTCTTGCGCTAAGATCCTCGGCTTTTTTATCAGTACCAGCATCAGCATTTCCTTTATCTTTAAGAACCACGTCTACTATATCTTTAATTCCCTTTACTAGTTTATCAACTTCAGTCCCAGCAACACCAGCAGCATTATTAGTACCAACATTACCAAGTAACTCATCACCTGTAGTACCAACAGCCTCACTAGCAGTCTTAGCCCCCTGGATTATTTTATCAAGAGTATTAGTAATTAGAGCTTTTACAGCAATACCTGTAGCCTCTGCATTAGGATTATTATCAGATTTCATATCAGAAACAATTTTCTCAAGGGATGTCTTAGTAGATGAAAGAGTATCATGTACTTTCTTAAAGTAGTTCCCAACATCAGACTTTTTAGTATTAGTATTAAACCCTAAAACCCCTCCAACTATATCAGAAAAGGAAGTAAAAACATTTAAGAAGTCATTACCTAAACTAATAAGAGATTTTAAGAATCTACTCTGAGGATCCTCAGTCTTAGTACTGCCACTCCCACAACTCAGAAGTAAAAATAAGCAATCTAAGTTCTTATTAAGTGATAAAACAAGGTAAAATCAAAACATAAATATAAGTCTAAAATTGATAAGTAATCATAAGAAATCTAAGAAGAATAATAGTAAAGCAAGTAGATAGAGAATAAAGAAACAAAATAAGCTAAGAGAAGCAAACTCCTAGCTTATTATTTATAGACTTTATTTTATAAGAAAATAACGATTGATTAAAAAGTAATCATATAATAACTAATTAACTTGTTTACTCTTAGTTAGATTGAGCAGGAGTTGAAAGCGCATTAATTGCAGCTGTTACTGCAGCTTCAGCAGCAGTTAACAAAGCATCAATTGCTGTGTTGAGTTTTTTAAGTTCTGCAACTCCTTTGGTTCCATCTGGCTTATTAGTTTTATCTATAGCTTCTTTTGCATGTTCATCAGTAACAGCGCCATCTGCCTTACCAAGATCAGAATGCTCAGTTTCCAACTTTTTTATGAATGCATCATTATCGGTCTTAACAGCAGTAACCTTTTGTTTCAATTCATCAGAGATTCCATTTGTTTGTTCCAATACTCCCAATTTAGTTTTTACAGCTGATATTACACTATGTGCACCAGCAAGCAATGATCCATTTTTACCACCATTATCATCTTGAAGACCATCTGCTTGAATTTTCTTTTTAATAGCCTTAGCGAGGTCATCAATGGACTTAACTAAGGTATGAATTTCTGTAACACTCTTAGCAAAAGCAACAGCCTCTGTTATTTTTGAACTTACTGACTTTAAATCAATAAGAGTGCCATCAGATTTAGCCGCTTGCCCATCTTTAGGAGAAGAAGCTGAATTATTACAAGACATAAGTAAAAATAAAGTCATTAATAACGCACAAAAAGTAATTCTTTTCATTATCACGTGCCTCCTTATTAACTTAAGGGAGCTAGATCAAACAAAAGGAAAACAATTCTTATGAAGAGAATAGTTTTCCTAAAATGACTTTATTTAGTTATGTATTTATTATTAAATTTTAACTAGTTCTTCTTAGCTTCAGAGGTTGTATTATCAGTAGTTACAGGAGTATCAGTAGGATTAATTTTCATTGCTTCTTTAACTTCCTTAAGTCCTACATCAATAGTATTTCTTATTGCAATAGTTAGAGTACCCAATGCTTTAATTACTGCACTTGTTGCTGCTCCTTTAATTGCAGTAGTAACCTCTGCAGTACCAGTATTATCATTAGCAAACTTACCACCTTTTGCCATAGCTCTTAAAGCTATAGCACCTGCTATAGTCCCATCTTTAGCATTAGCCTTAGCTGCATCAGCAGCTGCACTAGTGCCATTTTTAACTATAACTTGTAATATATCAGCCCCGGTTACTGCTCCAACAGCTTTTGCTGCATCGGCAGCTGATTTCTTTGCATTATCAGCACTAGCAATAGCAGTAGTACCAAATAACTTTCCTGCTTCACCATCAGCATTAGTTCTTGCGCTAAGATCCTCGGCTTTTTTTTCGGTGCCAGCTTCAGGATTTCCTTTATCTTTAAGAACCACGTCTACTATATCTTTAATTCCCTTTACTAATTTATCAACCTCCCCAGCAGCACCACCGTTATTCTGAGAAGCAACATTACCAATTGGGTCACTAGCATCAGAACCAATAGCCTCACTAGCAGTTTTAGCTCCATCAATTATCTTATCAAGAGTATTAGTAATTAGAGCTTTTACAGCAGTTTCAGCTGCAGAAGCATTAGGATTATTTTCAGATTTCATATCAGAAACAATTTTCTCAAGTTTATTCTTAGTTCCTTGTACAGTATCATGAATGGCCTGAAAGTAGTTTCCAACATCAGACTTTTTAGTATTAGTACTAAACCCTAAAACCCCTCCAACCATATCAGAAAGGGAAGTAAAAACATCTAAGAACCCTTTACCTAAATTAGCAATAGAAGTTAAGAAAGTGGTTTTAGGATCTTCAGCCTTAGCACTACCACTCCCACAACTAAGAAGTAAAAATAAAGTCATTAATAACGCACAAAAAGTAATTCTTTTCATTATCACGTGCCTCCTTATTACTCAGGGGGATAAGATATAGATAAAAGGAAAACAATTCTTATGAAAATAAGAGTTTTCCTTATATGACTTTATTTAGTTATGTTTATTAATAATTCTTTATTGTTACTGTCCACTAGCTGTTGTTTCTTCAGAAGTAGTAGAATCTGTAGACTTATCTTCTTGTGTAACGGATGCTAGTGCTTCACTTATTGACTTTAAACCACTATCAACAGTATTTCTAATAGCAATAATAAGAGTACTTAAAGTCTTACCAACAGCACTAGCTGCTGCACCATTAACTGCATGAGCATCTTTTTCAGCATTAGCAGCAAATTGACCATCTTTAGCCATAGCTCTCAGTGCAATACCAGCAGCAATCACTGCATCTTTCTTTGCTGCATCTTTAATTTCTTTTTTGTTAGCAACAGCCGGAGCAATAGCAATTCCAGCTGCATCTTTGGCTGCGTTAATGCCCTCAGTACTATCTGCAGCAGGATTTTCTTCAGATTTAGCAATAGCTTTTAGAATGTCAGCACCAGTTACTGCTCCAATGCTAGCTGATGCCTTTGCAATATTTTCTTCTTTAGCATCAGCTTTACCAGTATTATCAATAAACAATGCACCGATGTCCTTTTTATCCTCTCCTGTTTTAGTAGCAGCAGCATTTCCATCATTGTCTTTTAAAACCACATCAACAATAGTCTTAATCCCTTTAACCAGTGAAACAACTGAATCCTTGCTAGCAGGAGTAGCCCCATGTCCAGCCGAAGTAGCATTCCCAATAGCAACATCACCAGTAGCCCCTTTAGCTGCTGTCTTAGCCCCTTCTGCGATCTTGTCTAATGTGTTAGTGATAAACGTATTAACAACTGTCTTAATTTTTGAGTAATTCCCATTAGTAGCAACTTCATCTTGTAACTTTTTTTTAACTGTGTTCATAGTAGTCTCAATATCAGTGAAGTACTTACCAATATCAGATTTTTTAGTGTCAGCCTTAATACCAAAAGCCCCAGCAACCATATCAGAAAGAGAAGTAAAAACATCTAAGAACCCTTTACCTAAATTAGCAATAGAAGTTAAGAATGTGGTTTTAGGATCTTCCGTCTTAGTACTACCACTGCCACAACTCATAAGTAAAAATAATATAAAATTAAAATCAATGCATAAATATAAGTCTAAAAGATAAAAGTAATTAAAGTAATCTAAAAAGTATAATAAAGTATTAAAGTAAATAAAGAATAAAGAAACAAAATAAGCTAAGAGAAGCATACTCTTAGCTTATTATTTATAGACTTTATTTTATCAGATAATTACGATTGATTAAAAAGTAATCTTATAATAATAAATTAACTTGTTTACCCTTAGTTAGAAGGTTTCGCAGGGGTTGTAAGCTGTGTAATTGCAGATTCTACTGCAGCTTCAGCAGAAGTTAACAACGCATCAACTGCTGTGTTCAAGGCAATAAGTTCTGCTTTACCTTTACCTCCAGTATTATCGTTTTTATCTATGGCATTTTTTATATGAGCATCAGTAACTTCTTTTTTACAAAGATCATCATCTTTCAATTTATCCAAAAATGGTTTAATTTTCGCCTTTACACCAGCAATTTTTGACTTTAATTCATCAGAAATTCCAGCTTTTTGATCTAATCCTGCCAATTTATCATCTATACCCGATACTAAGCTATAAACCCCTGCAACTAATTGTCCATTATTACCATTATCTTCAGCCTCCAAAGTGCCATCATCCTTCTTAAGCTTTTTTCCAATACCCTTAACAAACTCATCAATGGATTTAACTAAGGTATGAACTTCTTTAACATCTTTAGCAAAAGCGACAGAGTCTCTTATGTTTTTAGTCATTGTAGCTAAGTCAAGGATTGTACCATCAGATTTAGCTGCTTGTCCATCTTTAGGAGAAGAAGCTGAATTATTACAAGACATAAGTAAAAATAAAGTCATTAATAATGCACTTAAAGTAATTCTTTTCATTATCACGTGCCTCCTTATTAACCTCAGGGGGACAAGACATAAATAAAAGGAAAACAAATCTCATAAAAAGAGAAATAGTTTTCCTCAAATGACTTTATTTAGTAGATTATTTAACTAGATAATTTATTTAGTAGCAACAGGTTGAGTAGTACTAGCTTCAGTTGATTCAGTAGTAGTTTCAGAATATTGTATTCCCTTAACAGTTTCTCTTATCTTATTTAGATTACTTGCTACTGTTTTCCTAATTATTACGTCAAGTACTCCTAATACTTTATTTACTGCACTTATAGCAGCAGCTTTAACTGCATCAGCTTCATTAGCAGCATTACTAAATTTACCACCCTTAGTCATAGCCTTAAGAGCAACAGCAGCAGCTAAGTCTGCATTAGTAGCAGCTTTAGAACCATTAGCTTGATTAGGAGTACCAGTTGCCAATTCCCCAGCACCATAATTGGTATTAGCATCAAGTTGAACACCAACAGCGGTCTTGGCACTATTAATCTTAGCCCATGAATCCGCTTTTGATACCTCAGCTGCTAGCTTTGCAGTAGCACCAGCACCTGCAGCAGCAGCACCTGAATCACCAATATCAATATTACCAGCTTCTTTAGCAGTATCAGCAAGTTTAGTTAGAGCAATAATTAGTCGTTCAAAGACATCATTTGCACTGCTAATTGCACTCTTAACAGCTTCAATTGTGCTGCTATTAGCATTTTTTGCTTCAGATATTTCACCTGATAACTCTTTTAACTTATCCTTAGTATCACCTAAACCTTTTTTTATCTTATCAAAGTGTTCACCAACTTTACTTCTCTTAGCACCCGATTTAACTGCTGTAAGTCCCAAAGCATCCCCAATAGCATTACCAAAAAAGCCAAAAATCTCTTGAAATCCTTGACCTATTTTAATAAGTGAATCAAAGAAAGAAATTTTAGATTAAGAAGCCAATTTAACTTCTTAAAGTTAATTACAACAATATAGAAGGCATCTTAGATTTATATCTAAGATGCCTTCTAGTCTTATTTTAAAGTAATGAATCTATCTATCTTATTACTGCCCTGCTGGTTTTGTAGCTCTTGCTTCATCTATTTTTTCTTTTGCTTTTTCAAGAACATTCTTTACTATATTCTTAATTATATCCTCTATTGCTACTAATAGTTTATTTACTGCTGTTATTCCTACACCTTGTACTTCTTTCCCTCCTCCTGTAGCAGCATCTGCTGCGCCTGATGCTAATTTACCTGTCTTAATCAATGAACGTAATGCGATTCCTCCTACTACTGCTGCTGCTTTTGGAGTATTTGCACCTGCCAAGTGATCTGCCTGACCTCCTTTAGCAAAGGAAATGGCACTTGTATTTCCATCTGCAGCTGCTCCTAGTGCTGCATCACTTTCTTTTGATGCAATTATTGATGCTAGTATTTCCTCACCACTTACTGTTGATAATATTGCTGCTGCTTTTCCTGCATCTGTTGCTGCTGGATTATTACCACCACTTGTAGCTAATATCTTAGCACCATCCTTATTATCTGCGCCTCCATTTGCTTGTAATGTAGTAGTTCCTTCTTTTAATGCTTGAACACCTACATCTGTTGCAGATTTTACTATCTCCTGCAAGGCCTTAAGGGCTTTCTTTAATTCATCTGTATCAACTGCTGCTCCTAAACCAGCACCACCACTTGCTGCGTCCCCTACCACTTTGTCATCACCTATCCCTTTTAAGGAGTCTAAATGGCCTTTTAATTTGCTTAAAGTAGTCTTAGCAGCATCAATAGCTACTCTAATAGGATTTTTAGATGCATCGCTTGTATCAAGATCTGCTGTTGCCTTAACTGCTACCTCTTCTAACTCTGCTGACGCTTTTCCAAGCTTCGCACCTAAGCTGTTAAAATAACCTCCTACATCCTCTTTCTTTGTAGTTGATTTAGCAGTAAAGCCTAATGTATCTGAGAGTAACTCTAAAAAAGAATAAAAGGCATTTTCAGCACTCCTACCTACCTCCATTAGCACTGCACTTAAACTCCCCACCCCTTGTTGCTCTCCTCCTGCTGTTCCAGGATTACCTGAGTTTGCAACCTGTTGACCACTGCCACAGCTAAGAAGTAAAAATAAAGTCATTAATAATGCACAAAAAGTAATTCTTTTCATTATCACGTGCCTCCTTATTACCTCAACAAGGGACAAGATGGTTAACAAACTTTGAATAAGATAAAA
The sequence above is a segment of the Borrelia parkeri genome. Coding sequences within it:
- the thyX gene encoding FAD-dependent thymidylate synthase, which gives rise to MNTDIEKDDLLNKEYKVLDKGFIKLVDYMGSDERIVQAARISYRGESIRREDDELIDYLVRNEHTSPFEQVVFTFYVKAPIFVARQWMRHRTARINEVSGSYSLLREEFYLPLEEDIKIQNVESKQTESNFAKDVLSDLKESQSFCYKLYQNMIECNVSKEVSRIALPLSLYTEWYWQIDLNNLFHFIKIRLAFNESKEVRENSSKEMREYARILIDVIEKIVPIATKSFKNHILKGCRLSYEEIIAISGALNISKLKLDDKALKRLKDKLNIT
- a CDS encoding P12 family lipoprotein; amino-acid sequence: MKRSILSVCILTLLCLLSCDINALNDLLNEVREKFLDESKDNKGLNHKQENQEQKEVVIDAFEEGVEIKQDMGVKPVNAGFEVSEQFYPYYVQEEIEIKEGDLIPSTESEKEVDNAVKNIERVIEDSGFSQLIEDALKLKSEYERLESSFYGILSELKNKIRSSNLIKDKTNRQKLIKLQNRFNEERNQLDMFMTQIDAGLNKRSSAKYFFEEAQKTLREAIIERLRNNKRRSYSSRRWNSDSLAQKARSDAENVLSLLESSSSNIGEAIGIKKEIEELINEAKSVLENLSR
- a CDS encoding variable large family protein: MFIILITLFLLLSCGSGQQPQVGKDGEAATGGRSLSAVLMEVGKSAENAFYSFLELLSDTLGLRVTKDTTKNDVGNYYKKLAEGIEKAVGELSAISGQTDQSDKQSEKEANESELDKAIEKAKQMFEKLKRYIVSLERIGDISKVGEVGSDTQKGVSASADELKIVFEALKGIVNSAVEAGVEELKGSRLTLSQASIGVASPENGAKVLAENANAGSTVGDKAAAIVSAVSGEEILASIINSTEDKAVKIGADATADTTPLEFAVGGTVGNIAKGAALASAVSGGIALRSLVKGGKLAANNDANDKITVQAVGITSVNKLLVAVEDIVKKTVKNVLKTAKEKIDEARAPKTAGQ
- a CDS encoding variable large family protein — encoded protein: MSCGSGSTKTEDPQSRFLKSLISLGNDFLNVFTSFSDIVGGVLGFNTNTKKSDVGNYFKKVHDTLSSTKTSLEKIVSDMKSDNNPNAEATGIAVKALITNTLDKIIQGAKTASEAVGTTGDELLGNVGTNNAAGVAGTEVDKLVKGIKDIVDVVLKDKGNADAGTDKKAEDLSARTANGNGEAGKLFANDNAGDAAKAKAKDGTIAGAIALTAMAKNGKFAGPSAEAAEYAPAVKGAAISAVIKALDTLTIAIRETIDVGLKTVKDAMKFNSTDTPVTTDNTISEIKKN
- a CDS encoding Vsp/OspC family lipoprotein; the protein is MKRITFCALLMTLFLLMSCNNSASSPKDGQAAKSDGTLIDLKSVSSKITEAVAFAKSVTEIHTLVKSIDDLAKAIKKKIQADGLQDDNGGKNGSLLAGAHSVISAVKTKLGVLEQTNGISDELKQKVTAVKTDNDAFIKKLETEHSDLGKADGAVTDEHAKEAIDKTNKPDGTKGVAELKKLNTAIDALLTAAEAAVTAAINALSTPAQSN
- a CDS encoding variable large family protein encodes the protein MKRITFCALLMTLFLLLSCGSGSAKAEDPKTTFLTSIANLGKGFLDVFTSLSDMVGGVLGFSTNTKKSDVGNYFQAIHDTVQGTKNKLEKIVSDMKSENNPNASAAETAVKALITNTLDKIIDGAKTASEAIGSDASDPIGNVASQNNGGAAGEVDKLVKGIKDIVDVVLKDKGNPEAGTEKKAEDLSARTNADGEAGKLFGTTAIASADNAKKSAADAAKAVGAVTGADILQVIVKNGTSAAADAAKANAKDGTIAGAIALRAMAKGGKFANDNTGTAEVTTAIKGAATSAVIKALGTLTIAIRNTIDVGLKEVKEAMKINPTDTPVTTDNTTSEAKKN
- a CDS encoding variable large family protein — translated: MSCGSGSTKTEDPKTTFLTSIANLGKGFLDVFTSLSDMVAGAFGIKADTKKSDIGKYFTDIETTMNTVKKKLQDEVATNGNYSKIKTVVNTFITNTLDKIAEGAKTAAKGATGDVAIGNATSAGHGATPASKDSVVSLVKGIKTIVDVVLKDNDGNAAATKTGEDKKDIGALFIDNTGKADAKEENIAKASASIGAVTGADILKAIAKSEENPAADSTEGINAAKDAAGIAIAPAVANKKEIKDAAKKDAVIAAGIALRAMAKDGQFAANAEKDAHAVNGAAASAVGKTLSTLIIAIRNTVDSGLKSISEALASVTQEDKSTDSTTSEETTASGQ
- a CDS encoding Vsp/OspC family lipoprotein, which gives rise to MKRITLSALLMTLFLLMSCNNSASSPKDGQAAKSDGTILDLATMTKNIRDSVAFAKDVKEVHTLVKSIDEFVKGIGKKLKKDDGTLEAEDNGNNGQLVAGVYSLVSGIDDKLAGLDQKAGISDELKSKIAGVKAKIKPFLDKLKDDDLCKKEVTDAHIKNAIDKNDNTGGKGKAELIALNTAVDALLTSAEAAVESAITQLTTPAKPSN
- a CDS encoding variable large family protein, encoding MKRITFCALLMTLFLLLSCGSGQQVANSGNPGTAGGEQQGVGSLSAVLMEVGRSAENAFYSFLELLSDTLGFTAKSTTKKEDVGGYFNSLGAKLGKASAELEEVAVKATADLDTSDASKNPIRVAIDAAKTTLSKLKGHLDSLKGIGDDKVVGDAASGGAGLGAAVDTDELKKALKALQEIVKSATDVGVQALKEGTTTLQANGGADNKDGAKILATSGGNNPAATDAGKAAAILSTVSGEEILASIIASKESDAALGAAADGNTSAISFAKGGQADHLAGANTPKAAAVVGGIALRSLIKTGKLASGAADAATGGGKEVQGVGITAVNKLLVAIEDIIKNIVKNVLEKAKEKIDEARATKPAGQ